A single region of the Streptomyces sp. NBC_00425 genome encodes:
- a CDS encoding CBM35 domain-containing protein: MTPGNNGASTPEDDDPFGYLYADGQANGAQPPSGGGYGYPNSVSRVRAVGERQFGQQQQTAQYGQPPTVPQQGPYGQPNTHYAAPENFAGGGGPSTGRQPVQGGGGRGRGPNTKGLLIGAVAVVAAVVIGIAVAMANGDKGTDGDKAGGGASAPASAPASPSPSASDTGDANEAELPAVDAKAVSLTGGTTTASDVKGAKAAGGIYVTNFNVAGAALTWNVSGIPKDGKYTLNVNYGVPGKDANATLTINGTAQTRPLNLRNFAHAPEGDYAKGWTNTWANITLNKGTNTIKISCEQGNSCDANFDQLSLEAGWKS; encoded by the coding sequence ATGACGCCCGGCAATAACGGCGCGAGCACGCCCGAGGACGACGACCCGTTCGGCTACCTCTACGCCGACGGCCAGGCCAACGGCGCGCAGCCGCCCTCCGGCGGTGGTTACGGCTACCCGAACTCGGTCAGCAGAGTGCGTGCCGTCGGCGAGCGCCAGTTCGGACAGCAGCAGCAGACCGCGCAGTACGGACAGCCGCCCACGGTCCCGCAGCAGGGCCCGTACGGTCAGCCGAACACGCACTACGCCGCGCCGGAGAATTTCGCCGGCGGCGGCGGCCCCTCGACCGGCCGGCAGCCCGTGCAGGGCGGAGGCGGCCGCGGCCGCGGGCCCAACACCAAGGGTCTGCTGATCGGCGCGGTCGCGGTGGTCGCCGCGGTCGTGATCGGCATCGCGGTGGCCATGGCCAACGGCGACAAGGGCACGGACGGCGACAAGGCGGGCGGCGGCGCCTCCGCCCCGGCCTCCGCCCCGGCGAGCCCGTCGCCCAGCGCGTCGGACACCGGCGACGCGAACGAGGCCGAGCTGCCGGCGGTCGACGCGAAGGCGGTCAGCCTGACAGGCGGCACCACCACGGCGTCCGACGTGAAGGGCGCGAAGGCGGCCGGTGGGATCTACGTCACGAACTTCAACGTCGCCGGCGCGGCGCTCACCTGGAACGTCAGCGGCATCCCGAAGGACGGCAAGTACACGCTGAACGTGAACTACGGGGTCCCCGGCAAGGACGCCAACGCCACGCTCACGATCAACGGCACGGCGCAGACCCGTCCGCTGAACCTGAGGAACTTCGCCCACGCCCCCGAGGGCGACTACGCCAAGGGCTGGACCAACACCTGGGCGAACATCACGCTCAACAAGGGCACCAACACCATCAAGATCTCCTGTGAGCAGGGCAATTCCTGCGACGCCAACTTCGACCAGCTGTCGCTCGAGGCGGGTTGGAAGAGCTAG
- the nagA gene encoding N-acetylglucosamine-6-phosphate deacetylase, with product MATPPGTRGTAQSATSHPQVLTGAKVVLPTGTVPDGRVTVTGTKITSAARHGTGQDTAHGPGASDVSGALDVLDVSGHWLVPGFVDLHNHGGGGASFSGSAQDVLKAIRTHRSHGTTTLVASTVTDDMDVLVRQAGLLSELAEQGDLAGIHFEGPFISPCRKGAHSEALLRDPDPAEVRKLVDAARGQARMVTLATELPGGLDSVRLLAEHGVIAAVGHTDATYEQTVVAIEAGATVATHLFNAMPPLGHRAPGPIAALLEDERVTVELINDGTHLHPAALELAFRHAGPGRVAFITDAMDAAGIGDGRYLLGPLEVEVSQGVARLVEGGSIAGSTLTQDRAFQRAVTVDRLPVEDVVAALSANPARLLGLADRVGSLEPGKDADMVLLDDAFEVRGVMRKGVWVVAPDLA from the coding sequence ATGGCCACCCCCCCAGGGACGCGGGGAACTGCGCAGTCCGCCACATCTCACCCGCAGGTGCTGACCGGCGCCAAAGTGGTCCTGCCGACGGGCACGGTCCCCGACGGCCGAGTCACCGTCACCGGCACGAAGATCACGTCCGCGGCCCGGCACGGGACCGGGCAGGACACCGCCCACGGGCCCGGCGCATCCGACGTGTCCGGTGCGCTGGACGTGCTCGACGTGTCCGGCCACTGGCTGGTCCCCGGCTTCGTCGACCTGCACAACCACGGCGGCGGCGGAGCCTCCTTCTCCGGCTCGGCGCAGGACGTCCTGAAAGCGATCCGCACCCACCGGTCGCACGGCACCACCACCCTCGTCGCCTCCACCGTCACCGACGACATGGACGTCCTCGTCCGCCAGGCCGGTCTGCTGAGCGAGCTGGCCGAACAGGGCGACCTGGCCGGCATCCACTTCGAGGGCCCGTTCATCTCCCCCTGCCGCAAGGGCGCGCACTCCGAGGCGCTGCTGCGCGACCCCGACCCGGCGGAGGTGCGCAAGCTGGTCGACGCAGCACGCGGCCAGGCCAGGATGGTCACCCTCGCGACCGAACTGCCGGGCGGCCTGGACTCCGTACGGCTGCTGGCCGAGCACGGCGTGATCGCGGCCGTGGGCCACACCGACGCCACCTACGAGCAGACGGTTGTGGCCATCGAGGCCGGAGCCACCGTCGCCACCCACCTCTTCAACGCGATGCCGCCCCTCGGGCACCGCGCCCCCGGCCCGATCGCCGCCCTCCTGGAGGACGAGCGGGTGACGGTCGAGCTGATCAACGACGGCACGCATCTGCACCCGGCCGCACTCGAGCTGGCGTTCCGTCACGCGGGCCCGGGCCGGGTCGCGTTCATCACGGACGCGATGGACGCCGCCGGCATCGGCGACGGCCGCTATCTGCTCGGCCCGCTGGAGGTCGAGGTCAGCCAGGGCGTGGCCCGTCTCGTGGAGGGCGGCTCCATCGCCGGCTCCACCCTCACCCAGGACCGCGCCTTCCAGCGGGCGGTGACGGTCGACCGCCTCCCCGTCGAGGACGTCGTCGCCGCCCTGTCCGCCAACCCGGCCCGCCTGCTGGGCCTGGCCGACCGCGTCGGCTCCCTGGAACCCGGCAAGGACGCCGACATGGTCCTGCTCGACGACGCCTTCGAGGTCAGAGGCGTGATGCGCAAGGGCGTCTGGGTGGTGGCTCCCGACCTGGCCTGA
- a CDS encoding ROK family protein has product MRHVIALDVGGTGMKAALIGAGGPPSGGGALLHRARRATGRERGPDAVVAGILDFAADLREYGARQFGEPAAAAGVAVPGIVDESGGVAVYAANLGWRDVPLRALLAERLGAPVALGHDVRTGGLAEGRIGAGRGADRFLFVALGTGIAGAIGVDGRVEAGAHGFAGEIGHIVVRPGGAPCPCGQHGCLERFASAAAVGEAWAAAVGDPEADAADCAKAFASGDPDAVRVWQGAVDALADGLVTALTLLDPRTLVIGGGLAEAGEALFTPLRDAVRRRVTFQKLPEIVPAALGDSAGCLGAGLLAWDLLNTTDGMEVSP; this is encoded by the coding sequence GTGAGACATGTCATCGCCCTGGACGTGGGCGGCACCGGGATGAAGGCCGCCCTGATCGGCGCTGGGGGTCCCCCCTCCGGGGGAGGCGCACTGCTGCACCGGGCCCGCAGGGCCACCGGCCGCGAGCGCGGACCCGACGCCGTGGTCGCCGGCATCCTCGACTTCGCCGCCGACCTGCGCGAGTACGGCGCCCGGCAGTTCGGCGAGCCCGCCGCCGCGGCCGGCGTCGCCGTGCCCGGCATCGTCGACGAGTCCGGCGGCGTCGCCGTCTACGCGGCCAACCTGGGCTGGCGGGACGTCCCGCTGCGCGCCCTGCTCGCCGAACGCCTCGGCGCCCCGGTCGCCCTCGGCCACGACGTGCGCACCGGCGGTCTCGCCGAGGGCCGCATCGGCGCCGGCCGGGGCGCGGACCGCTTCCTGTTCGTGGCGCTGGGCACCGGCATCGCGGGCGCGATCGGCGTCGACGGCCGCGTGGAGGCGGGCGCGCACGGCTTCGCGGGCGAGATCGGCCACATCGTCGTACGGCCAGGCGGCGCCCCCTGTCCGTGCGGGCAGCACGGCTGCCTGGAACGGTTCGCGTCCGCGGCGGCGGTCGGCGAGGCGTGGGCGGCGGCCGTCGGGGACCCGGAGGCGGACGCCGCGGACTGCGCGAAGGCCTTCGCGTCCGGCGACCCGGACGCCGTCCGCGTCTGGCAGGGCGCCGTGGACGCGCTCGCCGACGGCCTGGTCACCGCCCTCACCCTGCTGGACCCGCGCACGCTCGTCATCGGTGGCGGCCTCGCCGAGGCGGGGGAAGCCTTGTTCACACCGCTGCGGGACGCCGTCCGGCGGCGGGTCACCTTCCAGAAGCTGCCGGAGATCGTCCCGGCGGCCCTGGGCGACAGCGCCGGATGCCTCGGCGCGGGCCTGCTGGCCTGGGATCTCCTCAACACGACCGACGGCATGGAGGTATCACCCTGA
- a CDS encoding extracellular solute-binding protein, with product MQRRARKSATITTTAAGVSALGLAAVLTGCGLTSGPGDVTLTLVAADYGDSSANSSKKYWDGLVAAYERDHPGVTVDVSVYSWNDVDAKVKAMVDAGDAPDMAQIGAYADYAADDLLYKAGDVLSIPVEADFVPQLARAGQVRGLQYGMPFASSTRLLFYNKTLFARAGISAPTTWAELAKDARALKKDGVKYPYALPLGPEEAQAETLQWLLSGRGGYTQTVSSYSFDSAENVETLDWLKTDLVGKGLTGPVAPGSLNRATAFAAFAAGDVGMLNGHPSLMKTAAAKGVEFGMVPMPGLDGPSKTSLGVADWMTAFKRGGHGDEIGDFLDFVYSEKNVLDFSHEYDLLPVTTSASLVMGSAKEDADLKPFLAELPLSESYPVGRTSWAKVSAQIKKRIGRAVTANGSPADVLGDLQTTATTLESAAGE from the coding sequence GTGCAGCGGCGGGCACGGAAGTCAGCAACGATCACGACAACGGCGGCGGGGGTGTCCGCCCTCGGCCTGGCAGCGGTGCTCACCGGCTGCGGACTGACCTCGGGCCCCGGCGACGTGACCCTCACACTCGTCGCCGCCGACTACGGCGACAGCAGCGCCAACAGCTCGAAGAAGTACTGGGACGGGCTCGTCGCCGCGTACGAGAGGGACCATCCGGGCGTCACCGTCGACGTGAGCGTGTACTCCTGGAACGACGTCGACGCGAAGGTCAAGGCCATGGTCGACGCGGGCGACGCCCCCGACATGGCCCAGATCGGCGCCTACGCCGACTACGCGGCCGACGACCTGCTGTACAAGGCGGGCGACGTGCTCTCCATACCCGTCGAGGCCGACTTCGTGCCCCAGCTCGCCCGTGCGGGCCAGGTGCGCGGCCTGCAGTACGGCATGCCGTTCGCCTCCTCCACCCGGCTGCTGTTCTACAACAAGACCCTCTTCGCCCGGGCCGGCATCAGCGCGCCCACCACCTGGGCCGAGCTCGCGAAGGACGCGCGGGCGCTCAAGAAGGACGGCGTGAAGTACCCCTACGCCCTGCCCCTCGGCCCCGAGGAGGCGCAGGCCGAGACCCTGCAGTGGCTGCTCAGCGGCCGGGGCGGCTACACCCAGACGGTCAGCAGCTACAGCTTCGACTCCGCAGAGAACGTCGAGACCCTCGACTGGCTGAAGACCGACCTGGTCGGCAAGGGCCTGACCGGTCCGGTCGCGCCGGGCAGCCTGAACCGGGCCACCGCGTTCGCGGCCTTCGCCGCCGGCGACGTGGGCATGCTCAACGGGCACCCCTCGCTGATGAAGACCGCCGCCGCCAAGGGCGTCGAGTTCGGCATGGTGCCGATGCCCGGTCTCGACGGCCCCAGCAAGACCTCCCTGGGCGTCGCCGACTGGATGACCGCCTTCAAACGGGGCGGACACGGCGACGAGATCGGCGACTTCCTCGACTTCGTCTACAGCGAGAAGAACGTGCTGGACTTCTCCCACGAGTACGACCTGCTGCCGGTCACCACCTCCGCGTCCCTGGTCATGGGCTCGGCCAAGGAGGACGCCGACCTCAAGCCGTTCCTCGCGGAGCTCCCGCTCTCCGAGAGCTACCCCGTCGGGCGGACCTCGTGGGCCAAGGTCAGCGCACAGATCAAGAAGCGGATCGGCCGGGCCGTGACCGCGAACGGCAGCCCCGCCGACGTGCTCGGCGACCTGCAGACCACCGCGACGACACTGGAGAGCGCCGCCGGCGAATGA
- a CDS encoding DUF3263 domain-containing protein — MEAGSEAGGGAADERRAGTDGLGARERGILALERRGFLGPGAKERAIREELGLSPVRYYQLLNALLDDARALAHDPVTVNRLRRVREARRTER, encoded by the coding sequence ATGGAGGCAGGCAGCGAGGCGGGCGGCGGCGCGGCAGACGAGCGGCGGGCGGGCACGGACGGACTGGGGGCGCGGGAGCGCGGCATCCTCGCCCTCGAACGGCGGGGCTTCCTGGGACCCGGCGCGAAGGAACGGGCGATACGCGAGGAACTGGGCCTGTCGCCGGTGCGCTACTACCAGCTCCTCAACGCCCTCCTCGACGACGCCCGCGCGCTGGCCCACGACCCGGTCACGGTGAACAGGCTGCGCAGGGTGCGAGAAGCGAGGCGGACGGAACGTTAG
- the otsB gene encoding trehalose-phosphatase → MGTPQTHSTAPGPLPVPVTPAGRAALDAIVGRPRAALVALDFDGTLAPIVENPQDARAHPDAVPALAALAPKVAGVAVVTGRPAEVAVRHGGFAGVEGLGRLAVLGHYGAERWDAGTGALTAPEPHPGVAAVRAGLPHVLAAAGDRPGVWIEEKGGRAVAVHTRRADDPQAAFDALRGPLTDLATRHGLIVEPGRMVLELRPPGMDKGVALLDHVRETGARSVLYAGDDLGDLPAFAAVEKLRADGVPGLLVCSGSTEVGELAERADLVVDGPAGVVRLLRQLAAQLG, encoded by the coding sequence ATGGGCACCCCACAGACGCACTCCACGGCACCCGGCCCCCTTCCCGTTCCGGTCACCCCGGCGGGCCGCGCGGCGCTCGACGCGATCGTCGGCCGCCCACGGGCCGCCCTCGTCGCCCTCGACTTCGACGGCACCCTCGCCCCGATCGTCGAGAACCCGCAGGACGCCCGGGCGCACCCCGACGCCGTCCCCGCGCTCGCCGCGCTCGCCCCGAAGGTCGCCGGCGTGGCCGTCGTCACCGGGCGGCCCGCCGAGGTCGCCGTACGGCACGGCGGATTCGCCGGGGTCGAGGGGCTGGGCCGGCTCGCCGTGCTCGGCCACTACGGGGCCGAGCGCTGGGACGCCGGCACCGGCGCCCTCACCGCCCCCGAGCCGCACCCCGGCGTGGCCGCGGTCCGGGCCGGGCTCCCGCACGTCCTCGCGGCCGCCGGCGACCGGCCCGGCGTCTGGATCGAGGAGAAGGGCGGCCGGGCCGTCGCCGTCCACACCCGGCGCGCCGACGACCCCCAGGCGGCCTTCGACGCCCTGCGCGGCCCCCTCACCGACCTCGCGACCCGGCACGGCCTGATCGTCGAACCCGGCCGTATGGTCCTGGAGCTGCGCCCGCCGGGCATGGACAAGGGCGTCGCCCTGCTGGACCACGTCCGCGAGACGGGCGCCCGGTCCGTGCTCTACGCAGGCGACGACCTCGGCGACCTCCCCGCCTTCGCCGCCGTGGAGAAACTGCGCGCCGACGGCGTCCCCGGCCTGCTGGTGTGCAGCGGCAGCACGGAGGTCGGCGAACTGGCCGAGCGTGCGGACCTCGTCGTCGACGGGCCCGCCGGGGTCGTACGGCTGCTGCGGCAGCTGGCCGCTCAGCTCGGCTGA
- a CDS encoding alpha,alpha-trehalose-phosphate synthase (UDP-forming), translating into MASTHDTSAARGAEVLVASNRGPVSYEVREDGSLHAKRGGGGLVSGLSAIGPDAGALWVCSALSDGDREAVRRGVGEEGVRMLPVPADVHADAYNGIANSVLWFVHHLLYQTPLEPVFDAEFRRQWASYETYNRAFAEALAQEAADGAAVLVQDYHLCLVPGMLRELRPDLRIGHFSHTPWAPTDYFALLPRDIREQLLRGMLGADRLGFLTRRWADAFTACCEQSTGGLGGTEVGVHGLGADADFLRERSHRPDVEERMASLREEIGEGRKAIVRVDRTELSKNIVRGLLAYRQLLDDHPQWRERVVHVAFAYPSRQDLAVYRDYMAEVQRLTDEINAGYGTPGWTPVLLNLKDDFARSLAAYRLADVALVNPIRDGMNLVAKEVPVVSDEGCALVLSREAGAYWELREDAITVNPYDVLETARALHEALSMAPGERAERTKRLSAAATALPPARWFLDQLDALRAVQPS; encoded by the coding sequence ATGGCTTCCACGCACGACACGTCTGCCGCCCGGGGTGCCGAGGTGCTGGTCGCGTCCAACCGCGGTCCGGTCTCCTACGAGGTACGCGAGGACGGCTCGCTGCACGCCAAACGCGGCGGCGGCGGACTGGTCTCCGGCCTGTCGGCCATCGGACCCGACGCGGGCGCCCTCTGGGTGTGCTCGGCGCTCTCCGACGGCGACCGCGAGGCGGTCCGGCGCGGGGTCGGCGAGGAGGGCGTGCGCATGCTGCCCGTCCCCGCCGACGTGCACGCCGACGCGTACAACGGCATCGCCAACTCGGTGCTCTGGTTCGTCCACCACCTGCTGTACCAGACCCCGCTGGAGCCGGTCTTCGACGCGGAGTTCCGCCGCCAGTGGGCCTCGTACGAGACGTACAACCGGGCCTTCGCCGAGGCGCTCGCGCAGGAGGCGGCGGACGGCGCGGCCGTGCTGGTCCAGGACTACCACCTGTGCCTCGTCCCCGGCATGCTCCGCGAACTCCGTCCCGACCTGCGGATCGGGCACTTCTCGCACACGCCCTGGGCGCCCACGGACTACTTCGCCCTGCTCCCGCGGGACATCCGTGAGCAGCTGCTGCGAGGCATGCTCGGAGCGGACCGGCTGGGCTTCCTCACCCGGCGCTGGGCGGACGCCTTCACCGCGTGCTGCGAGCAGTCCACCGGGGGCCTGGGCGGCACCGAGGTGGGCGTGCACGGGCTCGGCGCGGACGCAGACTTCCTGCGCGAGCGCTCGCACCGGCCGGACGTCGAGGAGCGCATGGCGTCCCTGCGCGAGGAGATCGGCGAGGGGCGCAAGGCGATCGTCCGCGTGGACCGCACCGAGCTGTCCAAGAACATCGTGCGCGGGCTCCTGGCCTACCGGCAGCTGCTCGACGACCACCCGCAGTGGCGCGAACGCGTCGTCCACGTGGCCTTCGCCTACCCCTCCCGCCAGGACCTCGCCGTCTACCGGGACTACATGGCCGAGGTGCAGCGCCTGACGGACGAGATCAACGCCGGCTACGGCACGCCCGGCTGGACCCCGGTGCTGCTGAACCTCAAGGACGACTTCGCCCGCTCCCTGGCCGCCTACCGGCTCGCGGACGTCGCGCTGGTCAACCCGATCCGCGACGGTATGAACCTGGTCGCCAAGGAGGTCCCGGTCGTCTCCGACGAGGGCTGCGCGCTGGTGCTGTCCCGGGAGGCGGGCGCGTACTGGGAGCTGCGCGAGGACGCGATCACGGTGAACCCGTACGACGTCCTGGAGACCGCCCGCGCCCTGCACGAGGCGCTGTCCATGGCGCCCGGGGAGCGGGCCGAGCGCACGAAGCGGCTGTCCGCCGCGGCGACCGCGCTGCCCCCGGCCCGCTGGTTCCTGGACCAGCTGGACGCCCTGCGCGCGGTTCAGCCGAGCTGA
- a CDS encoding glucosyl-3-phosphoglycerate synthase produces MLEEVERWLSTRSWSLTDRPLHRILAAKQRTGQSVSVVLPALNEEETVGEIVAVIRHDLMQQVPLVDEIVVVDSGSTDRTSEVAAAAGARVVHRDEILPRLPAVPGKGEVLWRSLLVTRGDVVCFIDADLREFSSDFVSGIVGPLLTDPGVDLVKAMYDRPLGAAAGQGGRVTELMARPLLNMHWPQLAGFVQPLGGEYAARRSLLEQLPFPVGYGVELGMLVDALHLVGLDALAQVDVGVRKHRHQDGQALGRMAAAIYRTAQLRLARGHLVRPALTQFERGPDGFEPHTYSVDTEERPPMTDIAEYARRRVA; encoded by the coding sequence GTGCTGGAAGAAGTCGAGCGCTGGCTGAGCACCCGTTCCTGGTCCCTGACGGACCGCCCACTGCACCGGATTCTCGCCGCCAAACAGCGCACGGGCCAGTCGGTGAGCGTCGTGCTGCCCGCGCTCAACGAGGAGGAGACGGTCGGCGAGATCGTCGCCGTGATCCGCCACGACCTCATGCAGCAGGTCCCGCTCGTCGACGAGATCGTCGTCGTCGACTCCGGATCGACCGACCGCACGTCCGAGGTCGCCGCGGCGGCGGGCGCGCGTGTCGTCCACCGCGACGAGATACTCCCCCGCCTGCCCGCCGTGCCCGGCAAGGGCGAGGTGCTGTGGCGTTCGCTGCTGGTCACCCGCGGGGACGTGGTCTGCTTCATCGACGCCGACCTGCGGGAGTTCTCCTCCGACTTCGTCTCGGGGATCGTCGGCCCGCTGCTCACCGATCCGGGCGTGGACCTGGTCAAGGCCATGTACGACCGTCCGCTGGGCGCCGCGGCCGGTCAGGGCGGACGGGTCACCGAGCTGATGGCCCGCCCCCTGCTCAACATGCACTGGCCGCAGCTCGCCGGGTTCGTGCAGCCGCTCGGCGGCGAGTACGCGGCCCGCCGGAGCCTGCTGGAGCAGCTGCCCTTCCCCGTGGGGTACGGCGTGGAACTGGGCATGCTGGTCGACGCCCTGCACCTGGTGGGCCTCGACGCCCTCGCCCAGGTCGACGTCGGCGTGCGCAAGCACCGTCACCAGGACGGTCAGGCGCTGGGCCGGATGGCGGCGGCGATCTACCGCACCGCCCAGCTGCGGCTGGCCCGCGGCCATCTCGTCCGCCCCGCCCTCACCCAGTTCGAGCGCGGCCCGGACGGCTTCGAGCCGCACACCTACTCCGTCGACACGGAGGAACGCCCCCCGATGACGGACATCGCGGAGTACGCGCGACGCAGGGTGGCCTGA
- the thrC gene encoding threonine synthase: MAAQTVASTTDSTTPAVDLGPATALSCRECGHRVPLGPVFACEECFGPLEIAYDFSSYDTEKLRGRIEAGPANIWRYAPLLPVPADVADKPNINPGWTKLVQADNLARELGVDVGRLFVKDDSGNPTHSFKDRVVAQAIEAARAFGFTTLSCSSTGNLAGAVGAAAARAGFRSCVFIPHDLEQGKVVMAAIYGGELVGIEGNYDDVNRFCSELIGDPAGEGWGFVNVNLRPYYAEGSKTLAYEICEQLGWQLPDQLVVPIASGSQLTKIDKGLQELIKLGLVEDRPYKIFGAQAEGCSPVSVAYKAGHDVVRPQKPNTIAKSLAIGNPADGPYVLDIARRTGGAVEDVNDEQVVDAIKLLARTEGIFAETAGGVTVGVTKKLIENGLLDPTKTTVVLNTGDGLKTLDAVAGTGLTATIRPNLDSFREAGLAS, from the coding sequence ATGGCTGCGCAGACTGTTGCAAGCACCACGGACTCCACGACCCCCGCTGTCGACCTCGGTCCGGCCACCGCGTTGAGCTGCCGCGAGTGCGGCCACCGCGTCCCCCTCGGTCCGGTCTTCGCGTGCGAGGAGTGTTTCGGCCCGCTCGAGATCGCGTACGACTTCTCCTCCTACGACACGGAGAAGCTGCGGGGGCGCATCGAGGCGGGACCCGCGAACATCTGGCGCTACGCGCCGCTGCTGCCGGTCCCGGCGGACGTGGCCGACAAGCCGAACATCAACCCCGGCTGGACCAAGCTCGTGCAGGCCGACAACCTCGCCCGCGAGCTGGGCGTCGACGTCGGCAGGCTCTTCGTCAAGGACGACTCCGGCAACCCGACCCACTCCTTCAAGGACCGGGTCGTCGCCCAGGCCATCGAGGCCGCCCGCGCGTTCGGCTTCACCACGCTCTCCTGCTCCTCCACCGGCAACCTGGCCGGCGCCGTGGGCGCCGCCGCGGCCCGCGCCGGGTTCCGCTCGTGCGTGTTCATCCCGCACGACCTGGAGCAGGGCAAGGTCGTCATGGCCGCGATCTACGGCGGCGAGCTCGTCGGCATCGAGGGCAACTACGACGACGTCAACCGCTTCTGCTCCGAGCTCATCGGCGACCCGGCGGGCGAGGGCTGGGGCTTCGTCAACGTCAACCTGCGGCCGTACTACGCCGAGGGCTCGAAGACGCTGGCGTACGAGATCTGCGAGCAGCTCGGCTGGCAGCTGCCCGACCAGCTGGTGGTGCCCATCGCGTCCGGCTCCCAGCTCACGAAGATCGACAAGGGCCTGCAGGAGCTGATCAAGCTCGGGCTGGTCGAGGACAGGCCGTACAAGATCTTCGGCGCGCAGGCGGAGGGCTGCTCCCCGGTGTCCGTCGCCTACAAGGCCGGGCACGACGTGGTCCGCCCCCAGAAGCCGAACACCATCGCCAAGTCGCTGGCCATCGGCAACCCGGCGGACGGCCCGTACGTCCTCGACATCGCGCGGCGGACCGGCGGCGCGGTGGAGGACGTGAACGACGAGCAGGTCGTCGACGCGATCAAGCTGCTGGCGCGCACCGAGGGCATCTTCGCGGAGACGGCAGGCGGCGTGACCGTGGGCGTGACGAAGAAGTTGATCGAGAACGGTCTGCTGGACCCGACGAAGACCACCGTCGTCCTGAACACCGGCGACGGCCTGAAGACCCTGGACGCGGTGGCCGGCACCGGACTCACCGCGACCATCCGCCCGAACCTGGACTCTTTCCGAGAGGCTGGCCTCGCATCATGA
- a CDS encoding MoaD/ThiS family protein, with amino-acid sequence MSVTVRIPTILRTYTGGRAEVSAEGATLGEVISDLEKNHTGIAARVLDDQGKLRRFVNVYVNDDDVRFEQGLETATPAGAGISIIPAVAGG; translated from the coding sequence ATGAGCGTCACTGTTCGCATCCCGACCATCCTGCGCACCTACACCGGCGGCCGGGCCGAGGTCTCGGCCGAGGGCGCGACCCTCGGCGAGGTCATCTCCGACCTGGAGAAGAACCACACCGGCATCGCCGCGCGCGTCCTGGACGACCAGGGCAAGCTGCGCCGGTTCGTCAACGTGTACGTGAACGACGACGACGTCCGTTTCGAGCAGGGTCTCGAGACGGCGACTCCGGCCGGCGCCGGCATCTCGATCATTCCGGCCGTCGCAGGTGGCTGA
- a CDS encoding cold-shock protein, translating into MAQGTVKWFNAEKGYGFIAVDGGADVFVHYSAIQMDGYRTLEEGQRVDFEISQGQKGPQADMVRLATG; encoded by the coding sequence ATGGCTCAGGGCACCGTCAAGTGGTTCAACGCGGAGAAGGGGTACGGCTTCATCGCGGTCGACGGTGGTGCGGATGTATTCGTCCACTACAGCGCGATTCAGATGGACGGCTACCGCACCCTGGAAGAGGGTCAGCGGGTCGATTTCGAGATCTCGCAGGGCCAGAAAGGGCCGCAGGCGGACATGGTCCGTCTCGCGACCGGCTGA